From Candidatus Nomurabacteria bacterium:
CTTGGCACCAACGAGAAGACCGAGGGGTATTGCCAACTTTACGTCACCAAAACCGAGCCACTGCCCTTTTGAGATAAGCCAGAGCAGTAAGTAAAAGCCAGAACCGAGCAGTGCGGCTCCAACCGCAATACCAAACACTTCGAAGCTGAAGCCACCACGTAAGCCATCACTCACTAACAGCGCAACTGCAGCTGCTGTAAGCACGACGGTCAATTTGTCAGGAATAATGAAGTGATAGAGATCATAGACCGTAATGACCACCAGTACTGACATGACAAACCAATACAAAAACAGCGTCGACACTGAATACGCAATGAGTAGCGTCCACGTGAATAAAAGCCCAGTAGCCAGCTCCACCAAGAAGTACCGAGACGGGATCCGACACCCGCACGTACGACATCGTCCGCGTAATCCAAGATACGACAAAAGCGGAACTAATTCATACCACTTAAGGTCAGTACCACAGGACAAACAATGTGAACTGCCCGCTAGAGATTTACCGGTGTGGAAACGATAGATATATACATTGAGAAAACTGCCGATGATCACACCCACACCAAATATATAGAAGCACAACCAACCAACCGGTACCGCGATAAGATCAAGTAAAAACATGGTTCATGTAGTATAGCAAAGGCCCGGCGCTGCACCACAAGAGTACTTCCTGCCCCAGGGCACTCCCTCTTTTTCTTTGCAGAAAATTCACCTTGCTTTTTATAGTCGTCTAAACGACTCCTTAAAAATCTGGTCGCGCACCGGGCCTTTGCACTCCCCTATGGATCACAGGTCACTTGAGCTGCTGGCAACGCCGCAGCGATCTCTTTCTTTTCGCCTGTACTATCAACACACCAGTACCCTGTATCAAACGGCGCTGCTGCAGCATATGCAGCTGTTCCGCTGTTACAGATGACTGTACTGGAAGCGATCTTGTTGATCGAGGTGATCAGGCTAAGCACCTCTGTTGACGTGGCGATGCCATTCGTACCACACACTGAATCGTACGTAAGACTTTGAATATGTTCGATCTCAGCGCGCTTCGAGAGAAATTCCATTTCTGACTGTACTTTGGCATCGATTCCAGATGA
This genomic window contains:
- a CDS encoding prepilin peptidase, producing the protein MFLLDLIAVPVGWLCFYIFGVGVIIGSFLNVYIYRFHTGKSLAGSSHCLSCGTDLKWYELVPLLSYLGLRGRCRTCGCRIPSRYFLVELATGLLFTWTLLIAYSVSTLFLYWFVMSVLVVITVYDLYHFIIPDKLTVVLTAAAVALLVSDGLRGGFSFEVFGIAVGAALLGSGFYLLLWLISKGQWLGFGDVKLAIPLGLLVGAKSVFSFVVLSFWVGAVISLLIIGYQYLSRGKASLPLPAKALTMKSAIPFAPFLVASCLIILFTHFNVLSLFYFL
- a CDS encoding type II secretion system protein, whose protein sequence is MKKRNAAFTIIELLVVIAIIGILASIILKSLNDARSSGIDAKVQSEMEFLSKRAEIEHIQSLTYDSVCGTNGIATSTEVLSLITSINKIASSTVICNSGTAAYAAAAPFDTGYWCVDSTGEKKEIAAALPAAQVTCDP